A region of Thiobacter sp. AK1 DNA encodes the following proteins:
- the ccoP gene encoding cytochrome-c oxidase, cbb3-type subunit III, protein MADFISGFWGPYIAVITLASVIGCAVFLKAMSIRRLAPGEKAATTGHVWDEDLAEYNNPLPRWWAWLFYLTVIFALGYLAYYPGLGVFNGMGNWSSRGQYEEEMARAEATYGPIFNKYLQEDLKAVAADPEARQMGQRLFLTYCSQCHGSDARGARGFPDLTDNDWLYGGDPQTIKTTITEGRNGVMPPMIAAVGGEQGAKEVANYVLSLSGRPHDATLAAAGKEKFTTVCAACHGPDGKGNQAIGAPNLTDNVWLYGGSEAAIIETITKGRSGLMPAQKDKLSEAKIHLLAAYVYGLSKH, encoded by the coding sequence ATGGCAGATTTCATTAGTGGTTTCTGGGGACCCTATATCGCCGTCATCACCCTGGCCAGCGTGATCGGTTGCGCGGTCTTCCTCAAGGCCATGAGCATCCGGCGGCTCGCCCCTGGGGAAAAGGCGGCCACCACCGGCCACGTGTGGGACGAGGACCTGGCCGAGTACAACAACCCGCTGCCACGGTGGTGGGCCTGGCTGTTCTACCTCACGGTGATCTTCGCCCTGGGCTATCTCGCCTACTATCCTGGGCTCGGCGTGTTCAACGGCATGGGCAACTGGTCCTCGCGGGGCCAGTACGAGGAGGAGATGGCCCGGGCCGAAGCCACTTACGGACCCATTTTCAACAAGTACCTGCAAGAGGATCTCAAGGCGGTAGCGGCGGATCCCGAAGCGCGGCAGATGGGGCAGCGGCTGTTCTTGACTTACTGCTCCCAGTGCCATGGCTCGGATGCGCGCGGCGCACGGGGTTTCCCCGATCTCACCGACAACGATTGGCTCTATGGTGGGGATCCCCAGACCATCAAAACCACCATCACCGAAGGTCGCAACGGCGTGATGCCGCCCATGATCGCAGCGGTGGGCGGTGAGCAGGGCGCGAAGGAGGTGGCCAACTACGTGCTCTCCCTGTCCGGCCGGCCGCACGATGCCACGCTCGCCGCTGCAGGCAAGGAGAAGTTCACCACCGTCTGCGCGGCCTGCCATGGTCCAGATGGCAAGGGTAACCAGGCCATCGGCGCGCCCAATCTCACGGACAACGTCTGGCTGTATGGGGGCAGCGAGGCCGCCATCATTGAGACCATCACCAAGGGTCGTAGCGGGCTGATGCCCGCCCAGAAAGATAAACTATCCGAGGCCAAGATCCATTTGCTGGCAGCTTACGTATACGGACTGTCCAAACACTGA
- a CDS encoding class I SAM-dependent methyltransferase has product MNPEDNRSVAFFERQFRQQAERGDYTLNSFEQAVLPFLTGEVLDLGCGLGNLSLAAAARGCRVHALDLSPTAVADLARRATQAGLPVQVEQADLCGWRAERRYDCVVCIGLLMFFAPEQATLALESIAEAVRPGGIAAVNVLIEGTTFMDMFDPNHYHLFGEMEVEAAFPGWHLRYARTESYPAPGGTEKRFRTVVMRRPAP; this is encoded by the coding sequence GTGAACCCCGAGGACAACCGTTCCGTTGCGTTCTTCGAGCGCCAGTTCAGGCAACAGGCCGAGAGGGGTGATTACACCCTCAATTCTTTCGAGCAGGCGGTGCTGCCCTTTCTCACCGGTGAAGTGCTGGACCTGGGCTGTGGGTTGGGAAATCTCAGCCTCGCGGCGGCGGCGCGCGGCTGCCGAGTGCATGCGCTCGATTTGAGCCCCACCGCAGTCGCGGATCTCGCCCGCCGGGCGACCCAGGCGGGGCTTCCGGTGCAGGTGGAGCAGGCCGATCTGTGCGGCTGGCGCGCCGAGCGCCGTTATGACTGCGTGGTATGCATTGGGCTGCTGATGTTTTTCGCCCCCGAGCAAGCGACTTTGGCGCTTGAGTCGATCGCCGAAGCGGTGCGTCCTGGCGGCATCGCCGCCGTGAACGTACTGATCGAAGGGACCACCTTCATGGATATGTTCGATCCCAACCACTACCACCTATTCGGCGAGATGGAGGTGGAAGCGGCCTTTCCGGGCTGGCATCTCAGATATGCGCGCACCGAGTCCTATCCGGCACCGGGCGGCACCGAGAAGCGCTTCCGCACCGTGGTGATGCGCCGTCCGGCCCCGTGA
- the ccoO gene encoding cytochrome-c oxidase, cbb3-type subunit II — translation MSTTHEIVEKNIGIMMVLILLVVSVGGLVEIVPLFFQKSTTEPVAGLKPYTALQLAGRDVYQREGCYVCHSQMIRPFRAETERYGHYSVAGEFVYDHPFQWGSKRTGPDLARVGGRYSDDWHRAHLRMPRDVVPESNMPAYPWLQNAMVDGETIAKHMQGLRLVGVPYTDADIAGAKEAVAGKTEEDALIAYLQSLGTALKTSR, via the coding sequence ATGAGTACGACACACGAAATCGTCGAAAAGAATATCGGCATTATGATGGTGCTCATCCTGCTGGTGGTGAGCGTGGGTGGGTTGGTGGAAATCGTTCCACTGTTCTTCCAGAAATCCACCACCGAGCCGGTGGCAGGGCTCAAGCCCTATACAGCGCTGCAGCTAGCTGGGCGAGACGTGTATCAGCGCGAGGGTTGCTATGTCTGCCATTCGCAGATGATCCGTCCCTTCCGCGCCGAGACCGAGCGCTACGGGCACTATTCGGTTGCCGGGGAGTTTGTCTATGACCACCCCTTCCAGTGGGGTTCCAAGCGCACGGGGCCTGATCTGGCCCGGGTGGGTGGACGCTACTCCGACGACTGGCACCGGGCCCACCTGCGCATGCCCCGTGACGTCGTCCCCGAGTCCAACATGCCGGCTTATCCATGGCTGCAAAATGCGATGGTGGATGGCGAGACCATCGCCAAGCATATGCAGGGCCTGCGTCTGGTGGGCGTGCCTTACACGGATGCCGACATCGCCGGCGCTAAAGAGGCGGTGGCTGGCAAGACCGAGGAGGACGCTCTGATCGCCTATCTACAGAGCTTGGGCACCGCCCTCAAGACCTCGAGGTGA
- a CDS encoding FixH family protein: MDKPPRPWYREFWPWFLMLFPAAAVVAGFITLRIAAQSDDGVVDDDYYKQGLAINRVLARGQAAAAAGLAGTAEFGAEKVTLRLSGHPAAWPEQLTLRILHPTRAGRDQTVMLRGEGGGRYDGPYRGLGGGKWKLVLEDAGRQWRLAGEIEPGERTARLAPVQ; this comes from the coding sequence ATGGACAAGCCGCCTCGCCCCTGGTATCGCGAATTCTGGCCCTGGTTCCTGATGCTGTTTCCGGCCGCCGCGGTGGTGGCCGGCTTCATCACCTTGCGCATCGCCGCGCAAAGCGACGACGGCGTGGTGGACGACGACTATTACAAGCAGGGACTCGCCATCAACCGTGTGCTGGCGCGGGGCCAGGCCGCTGCGGCGGCGGGGCTGGCGGGTACAGCCGAGTTCGGCGCTGAGAAGGTAACGTTACGATTGTCCGGCCATCCCGCCGCTTGGCCGGAGCAGCTTACGCTACGCATCCTCCACCCCACACGGGCCGGCCGGGATCAGACCGTGATGCTGAGGGGCGAGGGCGGAGGGCGTTATGACGGGCCCTACCGCGGCCTGGGGGGCGGCAAATGGAAACTGGTGCTGGAAGATGCCGGCCGGCAGTGGCGGCTCGCAGGTGAGATTGAGCCTGGCGAGCGCACCGCGCGCCTTGCGCCGGTACAATAG
- the ccoG gene encoding cytochrome c oxidase accessory protein CcoG — MEQALYAVRQKIYPRAVTGLFANLRWAAVFFTQALYYGLPWLEWNGRQAVLFDLVNRKFYIFGLVLWPQDFIFLTGLLVIAALSLFLFTAVAGRLWCGYACPQTVYTEIFLWLERVIEGDRPKRMKLDQQPMSARKFAIKFAKHAAWIAVAFWTGFTFVGYFTPIKTLALELLHFNLGPWETFWIVFYGFATYGNAGFMREQVCKYMCPYARFQGVMFDPDTLIITYDTTRGEPRGPRRKGEDPRAKGLGDCVDCGICVQVCPTGIDIRNGLQYECIGCGACIDGCNQVMDKMGYPRGLIRYSTENVMKHKYDDKDIVKHVFRPRVIVYTVILLTVIGLWLGALTLRIPLQFDVMRDRNALARETADGLVENSYRLNVINMDDEDHTYELAVGGIDGARVEVDAVPLAVPALSSRLVSVRVKADPAAVPGRTARVEFRLVAREDPHVVRVQKSTFFAR; from the coding sequence ATGGAGCAGGCGCTCTACGCGGTACGCCAGAAAATCTATCCGCGTGCCGTCACCGGCCTGTTCGCCAATCTGCGCTGGGCGGCCGTTTTCTTCACCCAGGCCCTCTATTACGGCTTACCATGGCTCGAGTGGAATGGGCGCCAGGCCGTCCTGTTCGATCTGGTCAACCGCAAGTTCTACATCTTCGGGCTGGTGCTCTGGCCCCAGGATTTCATCTTCCTGACGGGGCTCTTGGTGATCGCCGCGCTGTCCCTGTTCCTGTTCACCGCGGTGGCCGGGCGGTTATGGTGCGGTTACGCCTGTCCGCAGACGGTCTATACGGAAATCTTTCTCTGGCTCGAGCGCGTGATCGAGGGCGACCGCCCGAAACGCATGAAGCTGGACCAGCAGCCCATGTCGGCGCGCAAATTTGCCATCAAGTTCGCCAAGCACGCGGCATGGATCGCGGTGGCGTTCTGGACTGGCTTTACCTTCGTCGGCTATTTCACCCCGATCAAGACGCTAGCCCTGGAGTTGCTGCATTTCAATCTGGGACCGTGGGAAACCTTCTGGATCGTTTTCTACGGTTTTGCCACCTATGGCAACGCCGGTTTCATGCGCGAGCAGGTGTGCAAATACATGTGCCCCTATGCGCGCTTCCAGGGGGTGATGTTCGATCCGGATACGCTGATCATCACCTACGATACAACCCGTGGCGAGCCGCGTGGGCCGCGCCGCAAGGGAGAAGATCCGCGTGCCAAGGGGCTAGGCGACTGCGTGGATTGTGGCATCTGCGTGCAGGTGTGCCCTACTGGCATCGACATTCGCAATGGGCTGCAGTATGAGTGCATCGGCTGCGGTGCCTGCATCGATGGCTGCAACCAGGTGATGGACAAAATGGGCTATCCGCGCGGGCTCATCCGGTATTCCACCGAGAACGTGATGAAACACAAGTATGACGACAAGGACATCGTCAAACATGTGTTTCGGCCGCGGGTCATCGTCTATACGGTGATTCTGCTCACCGTGATCGGCCTTTGGCTAGGGGCGCTCACGCTGCGTATTCCCCTGCAATTCGATGTGATGCGCGACCGCAACGCGCTGGCGCGGGAGACCGCGGACGGCCTGGTGGAAAACAGCTATCGCCTCAACGTCATCAACATGGACGATGAGGACCACACCTATGAGCTTGCGGTGGGCGGGATCGATGGCGCGCGCGTGGAGGTGGACGCGGTGCCGCTGGCGGTCCCGGCCCTATCCTCCCGTCTTGTGTCGGTGCGCGTCAAAGCGGATCCTGCGGCGGTGCCGGGCCGCACCGCGCGCGTGGAATTCCGTTTGGTGGCACGGGAAGATCCGCACGTCGTACGCGTCCAAAAATCCACCTTTTTCGCCCGCTAG
- a CDS encoding cbb3-type cytochrome oxidase subunit 3, producing MDLNDLRSLMTVVSLLTFVGIVLWAWSSRRKAAFDEAARLVFDEEDEFVKNRPAVRR from the coding sequence ATGGATCTCAACGATCTGCGCAGCCTCATGACCGTCGTCTCCCTGTTGACCTTCGTGGGCATCGTCCTGTGGGCCTGGAGCAGCCGCAGGAAGGCTGCCTTCGACGAGGCCGCCCGCCTGGTGTTCGACGAGGAAGACGAGTTCGTTAAAAACCGCCCGGCGGTACGCCGCTAA